In Gossypium arboreum isolate Shixiya-1 chromosome 6, ASM2569848v2, whole genome shotgun sequence, the following are encoded in one genomic region:
- the LOC108485592 gene encoding F-box protein AUF1-like, whose amino-acid sequence MDGFDQLPDSLILLIFNSVSDVKSLIRCRSVSKRFNSLVPQTDSILLKIDRVISSESDSDSLFLTLLKSFFNFILPKPTQSPLPNRTHTYPAQILSRFQRIRELHVELPAGDLQLEKGTVVKWRAEFGETLKTCVIFGFRLGHDGNYETEFAGGLKRRMMWTISALMAASVRHFLLREVVREHKGMEELVITDREGEGEVVMEKQGLREWREARESHVRMEEEEEERGRTVVPSVRMRMRHKPRLGATLVVVRAVKDWTHNGREADVEDADLAVKAFGNGVYGDAVRELLKARSYLLEMNSF is encoded by the coding sequence ATGGACGGCTTTGATCAGCTACCGGATTCTCTGATCCTCCTGATCTTCAACTCAGTCTCCGACGTCAAAAGCCTGATACGTTGCCGCTCCGTCTCCAAACGATTCAACTCTCTCGTACCGCAAACTGATTCGATCCTCTTGAAAATCGACCGCGTCATCTCGTCGGAGTCAGACTCCGACTCGCTGTTCCTCACCCTCCTCAAGTCCTTTTTCAACTTCATCCTCCCCAAGCCTACACAGAGTCCACTCCCGAACCGGACGCACACTTACCCGGCTCAAATCCTCTCCCGGTTCCAACGAATCAGGGAACTCCACGTGGAATTACCGGCCGGGGATCTTCAATTAGAGAAAGGCACGGTGGTTAAGTGGAGAGCGGAGTTCGGCGAGACGTTGAAAACCTGCGTCATATTCGGGTTCCGTTTGGGTCATGACGGGAATTACGAAACGGAGTTCGCGGGAGGGTTGAAGAGGCGCATGATGTGGACGATAAGCGCGTTGATGGCTGCTTCCGTTAGGCATTTCCTGTTACGGGAAGTGGTTAGGGAACACAAGGGGATGGAAGAGTTAGTTATAACGGACagggaaggggaaggggaagtGGTAATGGAGAAACAAGGGCTGAGGGAGTGGAGGGAGGCACGTGAGAGTCACGTGAGGATGGAGGAAGAAGAGGAGGAGAGAGGGAGGACAGTGGTCCCGAGTGTAAGGATGAGGATGAGGCATAAGCCAAGATTGGGTGCGACGCTGGTGGTGGTAAGGGCGGTGAAAGATTGGACCCACAATGGGAGGGAAGCTGACGTGGAAGATGCTGATTTGGCAGTGAAGGCTTTCGGGAATGGCGTATATGGGGATGCTGTCAGGGAATTGCTTAAGGCGAGGAGCTATCTTCTGGAAATGAACTCGTTTTAG